The Takifugu flavidus isolate HTHZ2018 chromosome 17, ASM371156v2, whole genome shotgun sequence genome contains a region encoding:
- the LOC130513499 gene encoding cyclic nucleotide-gated cation channel beta-3-like isoform X3: MESTSVFLLISSFCNISFPCVWSSAHSGWSSFSINHSFNLTTVSYVPISYANDWKCFCFCPECLFCQTDIFSILPFDLLCLNFEFSSIYRLNRIVRVESFFEFSDRLENVMAKAYIWRVARTTGYLLFMLHLNACAYFVASEHQGIATTTWVYDGNGTALIGQVGVT; this comes from the exons ATGGAGTCGacttcagtgtttttgttgatttcctctttttgtaaCATTTCTTTTCCGTGTGTCTGGAGCTCCGCTCACAGTGGATGGTCCAGCTTTAGTATTAACCACAGTTTCAACCTTACAACTGTTTCATATGTTCCCATTTCATATGCAAATGATtggaaatgcttctgtttctgccctgaatgtttgttttgtcagaCTGATATTTTCAGCATCCTCCCATTCGACCTTCTCTGTCTGAACTTTGAGTTCTCCTCCATCTACAGACTCAACCGCATCGTCCGG GTCGAGTCCTTCTTTGAGTTCAGCGATCGGCTGGAGAACGTCATGGCCAAAGCCTACATCTGGAG GGTGGCTCGGACTACAGGATACCTGCTCTTCATGCTTCACCTCAACGCCTGTGCTTATTTCGTGGCCTCGGAGCATCAGGGGAtcgccaccaccacctgggTGTACGACGGCAACGGCACAGC CTTGATCGGGCAGGTTGGTGTCACGTGa
- the LOC130513499 gene encoding cyclic nucleotide-gated cation channel beta-3-like isoform X1 yields MESTSVFLLISSFCNISFPCVWSSAHSGWSSFSINHSFNLTTVSYVPISYANDWKCFCFCPECLFCQTDIFSILPFDLLCLNFEFSSIYRLNRIVRVESFFEFSDRLENVMAKAYIWRVARTTGYLLFMLHLNACAYFVASEHQGIATTTWVYDGNGTAYLRCYYFAVRSLINIGGLPEPTTTFEITFQMSNFFIGVFVFSSLIGQVGVT; encoded by the exons ATGGAGTCGacttcagtgtttttgttgatttcctctttttgtaaCATTTCTTTTCCGTGTGTCTGGAGCTCCGCTCACAGTGGATGGTCCAGCTTTAGTATTAACCACAGTTTCAACCTTACAACTGTTTCATATGTTCCCATTTCATATGCAAATGATtggaaatgcttctgtttctgccctgaatgtttgttttgtcagaCTGATATTTTCAGCATCCTCCCATTCGACCTTCTCTGTCTGAACTTTGAGTTCTCCTCCATCTACAGACTCAACCGCATCGTCCGG GTCGAGTCCTTCTTTGAGTTCAGCGATCGGCTGGAGAACGTCATGGCCAAAGCCTACATCTGGAG GGTGGCTCGGACTACAGGATACCTGCTCTTCATGCTTCACCTCAACGCCTGTGCTTATTTCGTGGCCTCGGAGCATCAGGGGAtcgccaccaccacctgggTGTACGACGGCAACGGCACAGC GTACCTGCGCTGTTACTACTTTGCCGTGCGCAGTCTGATCAACATCGGGGGTCTCCCAGAGCCCACAACAACCTTTGAGATTACCTTTCAGATGTCCAACTTTTTCATCGGCGTCTTTGTGTTCTCCAGCTTGATCGGGCAGGTTGGTGTCACGTGa
- the LOC130513420 gene encoding LOW QUALITY PROTEIN: protein FAN-like (The sequence of the model RefSeq protein was modified relative to this genomic sequence to represent the inferred CDS: inserted 2 bases in 1 codon; deleted 2 bases in 1 codon), giving the protein MAFLHRRERKKERFSLLLLDLEEYYFEQHTAHHISTGPRKVRGSLKICSRSLIFDPDDFREPIVKIPLRDCKKIAFVEKEKNPFADPRPSAVCVSCAQAIYIKEGNVIAPYRNERGPQKWTFQLEVCSKTEDVVQTLLQLHRASCLDKLGDQAAMIAANLQSRLARTSFDKNCFQSLTERPHMECAAEMVLPLVCNPGHICITDESLYFQPLNGYPEQVIQIKLQGVRRIYKRRHALRPLGLELFCTENDVCSDIYLKFYSPADRDEVYYYMASFLENHMAEHTAESYMLQWQRGLLSNYQYLLHLNNLADRSSNDLSQYPVFPWIIADYSSAQLDMTNAATFRDLSKPVGALNRERLDRLLSRYRAMPDPPFMYGSHYSSPGYVLFYLVRVAPEHMLCLQNGRYDHPDRMFNSISDTWKTXLEGGSDDFKELIPEFFGDDSRFLENKLGLDLGRKQNGSFVGDVILPPWATDVGDFLQKHRAALEGQFVSENLHRWIDLVFGYKQRGSEAVAAHNVFHPLTYEGSTDLESIEDPDQRIAMLTQILEFGQTPKQLFTSPHPQRITPRFHSMSRSPSSSSALGELSPASQCEDSSFEDLTEESRKLGWANIGNLKLVRSHKIHKEAVTGIAVTRDGAAIFSTSQDSTLKMFSKEMKEFQRSISFSNMALSSCLMLAECKTVACSSWDNNVYFYSIPYGRRQDTLMGHDDAVSQMCWLEERLYTASWDSTVKVWHCPSMNSSSHKRSQFELLAELEHDSGVNTVGLNAAGTLCCSGCKDGCVTIWDSDSYVALQQVHCHSGTVHRVAFSPDSRHVLSVGADSCMKVTDVQTGMVMSSVKAEEEQRCFCWDGSSVLCGGQSGDLLLWDLLSNTVSQRIPAHSGAVTAMWMNELCTTVITGGEDRQTIFWRLQS; this is encoded by the exons ATGGCTTTTCTCCACCGGCGGGAGCGCAAGAAAGAAAG GTTTTCTCTTTTGCTGCTGGACTTGGAGGAATATTACTTTGAGCAGCACACTGCGCATCACATTAGCACCGGTCCAAG GAAGGTTAGAGGTTCCCTCAAGATTTGCTCCAGATCGCTCATATTTGATCCGGATGATTTCAGAGAGCCAATTGTAAAG ATTCCACTGCGAGACTGCAAGAAGATCGCCTTtgtggagaaggaaaagaacccGTTTGCTGA CCCGCGACCGTCAGCCGTCTGCGTGTCCTGTGCACAG GCTATTTACATTAAAGAAGGCAACGTGATAGCGCCATACAGAAATGAGAGG GGGCCACAGAAATGGACCTTTCAGCTGGAAGTTTGCAGTAAAACTGAAGACGTTGTTCAGACTTTACTTCAG CTCCACAGAGCTTCCTGTCTGGATAAGCTGGGAGACCAGGCTGCTATG ATCGCAGCCAATTTACAGTCACGGCTGGCGAGGACGTCCTTTGACAAAAACTG CTTTCAGAGCCTGACTGAGAGGCCTCACATGGAGTGTGCAGCAGAGATGGTCCTCCCGCTGGTGTGTAACCCAGGACACATCTGCATCACCGATGAGAGCCTCTATTTCCAGCCCCTCAACGGATATCCT GAACAGGTGATTCAGATCAAACTTCAGGGCGTCAGGAGAATCTACAAACGGCGACACGCACTCAGACCACTG GGTCTGGAGTTGTTCTGCACTGAGAATGATGTCTGCTCTGACATCTACCTGAAGTTCTACAGCCCAGCCGACAGAGATGAAGTCTACTACTACATGGCCTCTTTTTTAG AGAACCACATGGCGGAACACACGGCAGAGAGCTACATGCTGCAGTGGCAGCGCGGCCTCCTCAGCAACTACCAGTATCTCCTCCACCTCAACAACCTGGCCGACCGCAGCTCCAACGACCTCTCCCAGTACCCCGTCTTCCCCTGGATCATCGCAGACTACAGCAGCGCGCAGTTAG ACATGACAAACGCCGCCACATTCAGAGACCTGAGTAAACCAGTGGGAGCCCTGAACAGAGAGCGACTGGACAGGTTACTG tCTCGCTACAGAGCCATGCCCGACCCCCCCTTCATGTACGGCAGCCACTACTCGTCTCCAGGCTACGTCCTCTTCTACCTGGTCAGAGTCG ctccagagcaCATGCTGTGTCTTCAGAATGGACGTTACGATCACCCGGATCGCATGTTTAATAG CATAAGTGACACCTGGAAAAC gttggagggagggagcgatgACTTTAAAGAG CTGATTCCAGAGTTTTTCGGGGACGATTCCAGATTTCTGGAGAACAAACTGGGTCTTGATTTGGGCAGAAAGCAGAATGGAAGCTTTGTGGGTGATGTCATTCTGCCGCCGTGGGCCACAG ATGTCGGCGACTTCCTCCAGAAGCACCGCGCGGCTCTAGAGGGTCAGTTCGTGTCGGAGAACCTCCACCGCTGGATCGACCTGGTGTTTGGCTACAAACAGAGAGGCAGCGAAGCTGTGGCGGCACACAACG TGTTTCACCCGCTCACGTACGAGGGCAGCACCGACTTAGAAAG CATCGAGGACCCGGACCAGAGGATCGCCATGCTGACACAGATCCTGGAGTTTGGCCAGACGCCCAAGCAGCTGTTcaccagcccccacccccagagGATCACCCCCAGGTTTCACAGCATGAGCCGaagccccagcagcagctcggcgcTCGGCGAGCTGTCTCCAG CCTCTCAGTGTGAGGACTCGTCCTTTGAGGACCTGACTGAGGAGAGCAGGAAGTTGGGCTGGGCGAACATCGGAAATCTGAAACTCGTCCGGAGCCACAAGATCCATAAAGA GGCTGTGACTGGCATCGCTGTGACCCGAGATGGAGCAGCCATTTTCTCCACATCACAAG ACTCGACCCTGAAAATGTTCTCCAAAGAAATGAAGGAGTTCCAGAGAAGCATCTCCTTCTCCAACATG GCGCTGTCGTCCTGTTTGATGCTGGCGGAGTGTAAAACGGTGGCGTGCTCTTCCTGGGACAACAACGT GTATTTCTACTCCATCCCGTACGGCAGACGGCAGGACACCCTGATGGGCCACGACGACGCCGTCAGTCAGATGTGCTGGTTGGAGGAGCGACTGTACACGGCGTCCTGGGACTCCACCGTGAAG GTCTGGCATTGTCCTTCCATGAACTCCTCCAGTCACAAAAGATCCCAGTTTGAGTTACTGGCTGAACTGGAACATGACTCTGGG GTGAACACTGTGGGCCTGAACGCAGCCGGGACTCTGTGCTGTTCTGGCTGTAAAGACGGATGCGTCACCATCTGGGACTCTGACAGCTACGTCGCACTGCAACAGGTCCACTGCCACAGCGGAACCGTCCATCGCGTGGCCTTCAGTCCAG ACAGTCGGCACGTTCTCAGCGTGGGAGCCGACTCCTGCATGAAGGTCACGGACGTCCAGACCGGGATGGTGATGTCATCGGTGAAAgccgaggaggagcagag GTGTTTCTGCTGGGACGGCAGCTCTGTGCTGTGTGGCGGACAGTCGGGCGACCTCTTACTGTGGGATCTGCTCAGCAACACCGTCAGCCAGAGGATCCCTGCACACTCAG gtgctGTTACGGCCATGTGGATGAATGAGCTGTGC ACCACGGTGATCACCGGTGGAGAGGACAGGCAGACCATCTTCTGGAGGCTTCAGAGTTAA
- the LOC130513499 gene encoding cyclic nucleotide-gated cation channel beta-3-like isoform X2 gives MYWVACDVISDAVNLIDICVWQPRLQFVRGGDIIHDPALTKAHYRKSPRFKTDIFSILPFDLLCLNFEFSSIYRLNRIVRVESFFEFSDRLENVMAKAYIWRVARTTGYLLFMLHLNACAYFVASEHQGIATTTWVYDGNGTAYLRCYYFAVRSLINIGGLPEPTTTFEITFQMSNFFIGVFVFSSLIGQVGVT, from the exons ATGTACTGGGTGGCCTGTGACGTCATCAGCGACGCCGTCAACCTCATCGACATCTGTGTCTGGCAGCCGCGGCTGCAGTTTGTGAGGGGGGGCGACATTATC caCGACCCAGCTTTGACCAAAGCGCACTATCGGAAGTCGCCGAGATTCAAG aCTGATATTTTCAGCATCCTCCCATTCGACCTTCTCTGTCTGAACTTTGAGTTCTCCTCCATCTACAGACTCAACCGCATCGTCCGG GTCGAGTCCTTCTTTGAGTTCAGCGATCGGCTGGAGAACGTCATGGCCAAAGCCTACATCTGGAG GGTGGCTCGGACTACAGGATACCTGCTCTTCATGCTTCACCTCAACGCCTGTGCTTATTTCGTGGCCTCGGAGCATCAGGGGAtcgccaccaccacctgggTGTACGACGGCAACGGCACAGC GTACCTGCGCTGTTACTACTTTGCCGTGCGCAGTCTGATCAACATCGGGGGTCTCCCAGAGCCCACAACAACCTTTGAGATTACCTTTCAGATGTCCAACTTTTTCATCGGCGTCTTTGTGTTCTCCAGCTTGATCGGGCAGGTTGGTGTCACGTGa